The Triticum aestivum cultivar Chinese Spring chromosome 5A, IWGSC CS RefSeq v2.1, whole genome shotgun sequence genomic sequence TTACTAAAAGTCAGAGCTCCATACCTTATCCACTATAATCCATTGTACCCCTTTGGTATATCAGGTCGCCGCATCGCCATTGCCATCCAAAAATTCGATGCTCCACACTGAGCCCATACGTGGAGTGGTGCAAATTAAAGGAGCTCGGCATTTATCCGAACCCTTCCGTATCACCTTTTTCCGGTCAAATTGCTCGAAGATCATCCTGTCGGTGCACATTTCCATGGCTATATATGCAAGGTTCCCCTATGTCCAGCCCAAAGCAAGCCAGCACAGCTCAAAGTCAAAGCCTCGTACCCGAGAATTGAGCTCTCTAGCACTAGCACTGAAGATCGGGCCAGCTTGATGGAGCAAGTGACGAAGCTAGCGGGGCAGCGGGCCGTGGTGATCTTCGGCACGAGCTCCTGCTGCATGTGCCACACGGTGACGAGCCTCCTCCGGGATCTCGGGGCAAACCCCACGGTGGTGGAACTGGACGAGGACCCTTGGGGGAAGGAGATGGAGAAGGCGCTGGCGCGGCTCATCGGACGGAACCCTGCCGTGCCGGCGGTGTTCATCGGCGGCAGGCTCGTCGGATGCACCGACAAGGTCATGTCCCTTCACCTCAGCGGCAAACTGGTCCCGCTGCTTCGTAATGCAGGTGCTGTCTGGGTGTAGTCCAGGGAGGGCTTTGTAGATATTCGGCTTTGATGCATTGGGCGCCAGAGAATAATGTAATGTGTACGTGCTCAGTTATCCTTTCCTGTATTTGGGGACGATGGAGACTAAGGAAACCATGCAGGTATTTTTACTGTTGATGGGAGTGCCTGTCCTATCAAAGTGTTACACATTATAAAAGCAAATTGCGAGAGAACTTTCATTCTATTTCTGAACTGTCAAGCGAGTACGAAGAACATCAGAAGTAAAAAAAAAAATTACATCCAAGTTcgtagaccacctaacgacgactacaagTGCGCGCTGAAGATGCACCGC encodes the following:
- the LOC123106509 gene encoding glutaredoxin-C1-like; this translates as MEQVTKLAGQRAVVIFGTSSCCMCHTVTSLLRDLGANPTVVELDEDPWGKEMEKALARLIGRNPAVPAVFIGGRLVGCTDKVMSLHLSGKLVPLLRNAGAVWV